The Sphaerisporangium siamense genome includes the window GGCGGCGGCGAAGCCGTCCACGCGCCACAGGACGACGTCGGCGAGCTTGCCCGGCTCCAGCGAGCCGATCTCGTCCTCCCGGCCCAGGCAGCGGGCGCCGCCGAGCGTGGCCGCCTCCAGGGCCTGGCGCGCGGTGAGCGCCGACGGGCCGTACCGGGCGCGCTGGAACAGCAGGGCCTGGCGCATCTCACCGGCCAGCGGCGTGAGCTCGCTGGAGGCGGCGCCGTCCACGCCGAGCCCGACCGCGACCCCGGCCCGCAGCATCTCGGCGACCCGGGCGATCCCGGCGCCGAGCCTGCCGTTGGAGCTCGGGCAGTGCGCCACGCCGGTGCCGGTGGCGGCGAACCGGGCCAGGTCGCGGTCGTGCAGGTGGACGGCGTGCGCCACCCAGACGTCGGGGCCGAGCCAGCCGAGCTTCTCCATGTAGTCGACGGGCGTGCAGCCCATCTGCTCGACGCAGTGCCGTTCCTCCTCCGCCGTCTCGCACAGGTGGGTGTGCAGGCGCACGCCCTTGTCCCGGGCCAGCGCGGCGGACTCGGTCATGAGGTCGGCGCTGACCGAGAACGGCGAGCAGGGCGCGACGGCGACCCGCAGCATGGAACCGGGCGCGGGGTCGTGGTGGGCGTCCACGGCCTCGGCGGTGGCGGCGAGGATCTCCTCCAGGCTCTCGACGACCTCGTCCGGCGGCAGCCCGCCCTGGGAGGCCCCGCGGTCCATCGAGCCGCGGCAGGGGTGGAAGCGCAGGCCGACCGACCGGGCCGCCTCGATCTCCGCGGCGAACAGGTCGCCGCGGCCCTTGGGGAAGACGTAGTGGTGGTCGGTGGTGGTGGTGCAGCCGGACAGCGCGAGCCAGGCGAGCGCGGCCGTGGCGGCGCCGCCCACCACCTCGGCGTCCATCGCGGCCCACACCCGGTAGAGCGCGGTGAGCCAGCCGAACAGCGGGGCGTCCTGGGCCGTGCCCTGGGTGGCCCACTGGTAGAGGTGGTGGTGGGTGTTCACCAGGCCGGGGGTGGCCAGGCAGCCCGCGCCGTCGACACGCGCCGCGCCCGGCAGGGCGGGAGCCGGCCCCTCCCCCAGGGCGGCCACCCGGCCGTCGCGCACGTGCAGGTAACCGCGGCGTATGTCCGGCCCGGCGACGGGGGCGACGGCGACGTTCTCGATGACGGTCTCCCCCGCGCCGGACGGTCCGGGGGAACGCGCCGTCGCCGGGTCCGGGGCCGTCACGCGGAGCCCGCCCTGCGCGCGGCGGCCAGGCGCACGGCCTCGATGATCTTCTCGTAGCCGGTGCAGCGGCACAGGTTGCCGGCCAGGGCCTCGCGGATCTCCCCGTCGGTGGGGTCGGGGACGCGGGCCAGCAGGTCGTGGGCCTGGACGATCAGCCCGGGGGTGCAGAAGCCGCACTGGACGGCCCCGCGGTCGAGGAAGGCCCGCTGCACCGGGTCCAGGCCGCCGCCGGCGGCCAGGCCCTCGATCGTGCGCACCTCGCGGCCCTCGGCCTGCCCGGCCGCGACCAGGCAGGCGCACACGGGCAGCCCGTCGAGGTAGACGGTGCACGAGCCGCACTCCCCCTGCTCGCAGGCGTTCTTGGCGCCGGGCAGGCCGACGCGCTCGCGCAGCACGTACAGCAGGCTCTCGCCCTCCCAGACGCCGTCCACCGCCTCGCGCCTGCCGTTGACGGTGAGGTTCACGCGCATTCCGCCGCCTTCTTCCGGTAGTCGTCGTAGGCCCAGGTGAGCGTGCGGCGGGCCATGACCGCGATCGCGTGGCGGCGGTAGTCCGCGGTGCCGCGCACGTCGTCGATCGGCGCGGCGGCCCGGGCCGCCAGCGCGCCGAACCTGGCGGCGACGCGGGCGTCGAGCGGGGCGGCGCCCGTCCAGTCCAGTTCCCCGGCGAGGAACCGCTCGGCCTCCGGGGCGCGGCGCGGGGTGGGGGCGGCCGAGCCGACGCCGGTGCCGACGCGGCGCTCGGCCGGGTGCAGGGCGATGGCGAACGAGCACACCGCGATGACCATGGCGTTGCGGGTGCCGACCTTGGAGAAGTACTGCGGCCCGCTCGCCGGGGCCGCCCAGAACGCGCGGATCAGCTCGTCGGGGGCGAGGGCGCTGCGCTTGACGCCGAGGTAGAAGTCGCCGGCCGGGATCATGCGGGTGCCGCGCGCCGCGGACTCGGCCTCCACGACGGCGTCCCCGGCCAGCAGCGGCGGGTGGGAGTCCCCGGCCGGGGAGGCGGCGCCGAGGTTTCCGGCGACGGTGCCCCGGTTGCGGATCTGCGGCGAGCCGACCGTCCGCGCCGCCTGGGCCAGGCCGGGCAGGAGGTCGCCGAGCTCGGCGATGAGGCGCGCGTAGGTCACGCCGGCGCCGACGCGCAGCCGCCCGTCCACCGCGCGCTCCCAGGCCGCGAGGCCCGGCACCGCGGTCAGGTCGAGCAGCGCGGCCGGTCTGCGCGCGTCGAGGTTGATCTCCACCATCACGTCGGTGCCGCCCAGCAGGGGCACGGCGTCCGGCCGCCGGGCCTTGGCGGCGAGGGCCTCCTCCCAGGTGGCGGGCCGCAGGAAGTCCATGGCGTCCTCCTCGTCGTTTCCCGTGGCCCGCTAGTCCCACGCCGGGCCGGGCGCGGGCGCGGCGTCGTCGAGCACGGTGCCCTCGATCAGCCCGTACGGGCGGTCGGCGGCGACGTACACCTCGTTGTCGTTGTCCATGCCGAACGGGGTGAGGTCCACGAGGAAGTGGTGCTTGTTGGGCAGGGACAGCCGGATCTCGCAGATCTCGCGGCGGGTCTCCAGCACCCGGGAGCCCATGGCGTACAGGGTCTGCTGCAGCGACAGGCTGTGGGTGCCGGCGAACGCCTCGG containing:
- a CDS encoding 8-oxoguanine deaminase, encoding MTAPDPATARSPGPSGAGETVIENVAVAPVAGPDIRRGYLHVRDGRVAALGEGPAPALPGAARVDGAGCLATPGLVNTHHHLYQWATQGTAQDAPLFGWLTALYRVWAAMDAEVVGGAATAALAWLALSGCTTTTDHHYVFPKGRGDLFAAEIEAARSVGLRFHPCRGSMDRGASQGGLPPDEVVESLEEILAATAEAVDAHHDPAPGSMLRVAVAPCSPFSVSADLMTESAALARDKGVRLHTHLCETAEEERHCVEQMGCTPVDYMEKLGWLGPDVWVAHAVHLHDRDLARFAATGTGVAHCPSSNGRLGAGIARVAEMLRAGVAVGLGVDGAASSELTPLAGEMRQALLFQRARYGPSALTARQALEAATLGGARCLGREDEIGSLEPGKLADVVLWRVDGFAAALDDPVCALVFGGRPEVALALVGGRTVVRDGELRTVPQDTAARLGADAHRRLTRLAGDVLPGPPG
- a CDS encoding (2Fe-2S)-binding protein, with protein sequence MRVNLTVNGRREAVDGVWEGESLLYVLRERVGLPGAKNACEQGECGSCTVYLDGLPVCACLVAAGQAEGREVRTIEGLAAGGGLDPVQRAFLDRGAVQCGFCTPGLIVQAHDLLARVPDPTDGEIREALAGNLCRCTGYEKIIEAVRLAAARRAGSA
- a CDS encoding FAD binding domain-containing protein gives rise to the protein MDFLRPATWEEALAAKARRPDAVPLLGGTDVMVEINLDARRPAALLDLTAVPGLAAWERAVDGRLRVGAGVTYARLIAELGDLLPGLAQAARTVGSPQIRNRGTVAGNLGAASPAGDSHPPLLAGDAVVEAESAARGTRMIPAGDFYLGVKRSALAPDELIRAFWAAPASGPQYFSKVGTRNAMVIAVCSFAIALHPAERRVGTGVGSAAPTPRRAPEAERFLAGELDWTGAAPLDARVAARFGALAARAAAPIDDVRGTADYRRHAIAVMARRTLTWAYDDYRKKAAECA